GCCCAGCATTTCACTGCTCGAGCCCTGACCACGCAGGTAGGACTGCATTTCGGTGCGGGACAGGTCTGCACCCATGGTGACCACCAGGCTGTTGAGGGTGGCGTCACGGTCCACATCGCCACGCTGGCGCTGGATGTGGGTGACCCCTCTACCCCAGTTCTGCACACTCACGTAACGCAGGTTGGCTCCATCACGCACGATCAGTTCCACAGCCCCGAAAGCGTAGGCGTCAGAAAGCTCATGGCTGTCCTGTTCGTCGATGAAGGTCACCTTGGAGTTGGCTTCTGCCACCACCAGGGTGCGGGTGGCGGTGTAGGCTCCGCTCTCCTCCATCACACGGAAGGAACCCAGGGGCAGGTCCACTTCCACACCACGGGGCACATACACGAAAGCACCGTTCGTCCAGACGGCAGCGTTCAGGGCACTGAATTTGCCTTCGGAAGGATCGGGGGACTTGCTGGGGGTGGTGCCAGGAGCGGCAATGGTGGTGTCGTCGGGCACCTCGGCAGGCACGATGCTGTACAGGTACTTGCGCACCAGATCCGGGTGGGTCTCCAGGGCGCTCTTCAGGTCGGTGAAGACCACGCCTTTTGAAGCCAGTTCTTCAGGAACGTGCTTGTAGACCACATCGGGACCATTGAACACCAGGTATCCGGCCACGTCGGTGCTGCTCAGACGGGCTTTGACCAGTTCAGGCAGCTCTTCAGCACTGCTGACAGGCTGCACCACCTGTGCAGGCTTCAGGCTTTGCAGGTCGATGTAAGACACATCGGTGTACTTCCAGGCCTCCACCTTGCGGTTTGGGACAGGGAGGCTTTCGTAGAGGCCAAAAGCCTCCACTCTTTTTTGTGAGAGCCACTCGGGCTCACCAGTGCGGTTTAAAATCTGGGTCATCTCTGCTCCTCGAAATTCAGGGGGCGGTGCTGTTGTCAAAGGTCACGGGCGGTTCTTCTGCACGACGGGCCGGAGAATAAAAATTCTTCTCCAGGGCAGCCACGATGTCACGGGTGGTCTCCTCGTCAATGTTCTGCCCAAAGAAAACCCCAGTGCGTCTCTGGTAGTTGTAGCGCCAGAGGGTCTCTCCAGTGCTGCGCTGAACCACCCGCAGGGTCACGGCGGTGATGTAGGGGGTGCGTCCAGGCTCAACAGGAGAGGACTCCACATTGGCCACCAGCAGATAATCCCCTGCTGGTTTACCGGTGTCCCAGAGCAATTTGAACTTGTGGGACTCCAGACGGGTGGCCAGGAGGTCCTTGAAACGACCTCCCAGCGATCCCGTGAACTCACCCATC
Above is a genomic segment from Deinococcus cellulosilyticus NBRC 106333 = KACC 11606 containing:
- the sufD gene encoding Fe-S cluster assembly protein SufD codes for the protein MTQILNRTGEPEWLSQKRVEAFGLYESLPVPNRKVEAWKYTDVSYIDLQSLKPAQVVQPVSSAEELPELVKARLSSTDVAGYLVFNGPDVVYKHVPEELASKGVVFTDLKSALETHPDLVRKYLYSIVPAEVPDDTTIAAPGTTPSKSPDPSEGKFSALNAAVWTNGAFVYVPRGVEVDLPLGSFRVMEESGAYTATRTLVVAEANSKVTFIDEQDSHELSDAYAFGAVELIVRDGANLRYVSVQNWGRGVTHIQRQRGDVDRDATLNSLVVTMGADLSRTEMQSYLRGQGSSSEMLGLYFASEDQHFDHYTLQHHAAPHAHSDLLYKAVNSHESRGVFSGMIKVDLGAQKTDAYQKHRTLMLSSEARNDSIPQLEINANDVRCSHGSTTGPVDHEQLFYLLSRGIPRASAEKMLVTAFLEDVLSRLPLENVVKYIEGIIAEKVGAV